The Trueperaceae bacterium DNA segment GTGCGGGCTGAGCGAACTGGCGTACGAGAACACGAGGGCCGGTTGACCGCTGCGGCCGGCGCGACCGCTGCGTTGCGCGTAGTTCGCGGGCGTCGGGGGGACGTTGCGGAGGTTCACGACGTTGAGCGAGGCGATGTCCACGCCGAGCTCCATGGTCGGGCTGCAGAACAGGACCGGGAGGTCGCCCTCCCGGAACGCCGCCTCGCGATCCAGGCGGGTTTCGTTGGGGACCTGGGCGGTGTGTTCCGCCGCGTGGATGCCCGCGAGCTGGTTCGCGACGTCGCCGTAGTACGCGGCGAAGTAGCGGTTCGCCTCGGCGCCGGGCGCACCGTCCGCGTCGTCGGCCGGCGGCCGGAGTCGCTCGAGGGGATCCTCCGCGGGGGTGCCGTCCCCGACCTGCCAGCGCATGACGGCGGCGTTGAGGCGGTAGCCGGGGACGTCGCCCTTCGGGCGTACGTCCTCGGCGACGGTGAGGAAGCCGGCGCGGCGGAGCGCCTCGAACAGGTCCGCGATCAGGCGGTCGGTCGCCTCGAGGTTGGTGCCGTCCTCCCAGGCGTGGAGGACGCCGTCGCGGCGCACGAACCGCCCGAACGTGCTTCGCGCCGAGACGAACGTCCACTCGCGCGAGTCGTACTGGACGCCGGAGCTGCGGGGGAGGGCGACGCCGGCGTACTCGAGCCGTTCGTCGTCCCCCACGCTCCAGTGGTCACGGAGGCGCTGGTGGCTCCGTCGCTTCAGGCTCTCCTGGTGCTCCTCGCGGAGGGGGTCGGCGTGGATCACGAGGTGCTTGCGGAGCAGATCCAGCAGGACGTGCGCGACCCGCGTGCGTTCCTCGGACGTCGCGCGCGCCAACGCCGGGTGGGCGTCCGCCCACAACGGTTCGTGGCGCACGGCCTCGTCGAGGTCGGGGTAGGCGATCCGGAGCAGCCCGACCTGTTCGAGGTTGGGGAGGTGGATCCGCCACCCGCGCTTCAGGTCCTGGAACAGGCGGTAGGCCAGGACCTCGCGGAGCAGCGCTTCGGTGTCGGACCGCGCCTTGAGGATGAGCGTGGGGTCGAGGGCGTACGCCTCGAAGGGGAGGTCGAGGGCGTCGAAGACACGGTGCGCGAGCTCCGCGTGGCCGAGCCCGGCCGGGCCGGCGTTCGCGACGGCGCGGTACAGCCCACCGCGCAGCAGGCCGACGTCGACGAAGTCGTTGAAGTGGCCGGCTTGAAGGGCGGCGTCCTGGCGGTTGTCGGTGAACGACAGCAACTTCCGGGCGGAGGCGGGGAGGTCGCTGTCCTGCAGACGCCGCACCGCCGCC contains these protein-coding regions:
- a CDS encoding helicase-related protein, translating into GIDFEGLRATPDEAAIAHLPPDWVEVSAKGEPRVKKDHRDHKPTLVRVGPDAVERPGGRPFAWIPAPFRFCPSCGVEHSGRRSDYAKLNVFSSEGRSTSTTILGLAAVRRLQDSDLPASARKLLSFTDNRQDAALQAGHFNDFVDVGLLRGGLYRAVANAGPAGLGHAELAHRVFDALDLPFEAYALDPTLILKARSDTEALLREVLAYRLFQDLKRGWRIHLPNLEQVGLLRIAYPDLDEAVRHEPLWADAHPALARATSEERTRVAHVLLDLLRKHLVIHADPLREEHQESLKRRSHQRLRDHWSVGDDERLEYAGVALPRSSGVQYDSREWTFVSARSTFGRFVRRDGVLHAWEDGTNLEATDRLIADLFEALRRAGFLTVAEDVRPKGDVPGYRLNAAVMRWQVGDGTPAEDPLERLRPPADDADGAPGAEANRYFAAYYGDVANQLAGIHAAEHTAQVPNETRLDREAAFREGDLPVLFCSPTMELGVDIASLNVVNLRNVPPTPANYAQRSGRAGRSGQPALVFSYASSLSPHDQYFFKRQEAMVAGVVSAPRLDLGNEELVRAHVHAIWLA